One window of the Chryseobacterium camelliae genome contains the following:
- the mobA gene encoding conjugal transfer protein MobA, with amino-acid sequence MVTNRKGGRKPKLEKATHRYVFRLTDSENAKFQTLFEQSGLDKRAKFIISLLFERKINSVIVDKGAIDYCTKLSQFFAQFRAIGVNYNQIVKILHTNFSDKKTVLYIGKLEEQTKELAAICRDVLILSKKFEAEYLVKKGKL; translated from the coding sequence ATGGTAACAAATCGTAAAGGTGGTCGCAAACCTAAACTTGAGAAAGCAACACACAGGTACGTTTTCCGTCTTACGGATTCGGAGAATGCAAAATTTCAAACGCTATTTGAACAATCCGGGCTGGATAAAAGAGCAAAGTTTATCATATCCCTTCTATTTGAAAGGAAGATAAATTCAGTTATTGTCGATAAAGGTGCTATTGACTATTGCACAAAATTATCACAATTTTTTGCTCAGTTCAGGGCTATCGGAGTCAACTACAATCAAATTGTAAAGATCCTCCACACTAATTTCAGCGATAAAAAAACAGTGCTTTATATCGGTAAACTTGAAGAGCAGACCAAAGAACTTGCTGCGATCTGCCGCGATGTTTTAATCCTTAGCAAAAAATTTGAAGCGGAATATCTTGTCAAAAAAGGAAAGTTATGA
- the mobB gene encoding conjugal transfer protein MobB, giving the protein MIAKIGRGSNLYGALNYNNSKVIQSNASILHLNNIFETPDGNYTTAQLLYSFLPNLAANKNTEKTAIHISLNPDPNDMVSDEDYVGIAREYMTKMGYGDQPYVVFKHDDIDRSHIHIVSSTVNQNGIKIFDVFEKRRSMEICREIEKEYKLIRADERISSNESLAFVPVDHTKGNVKSQITAVVRYLPKYYHFQNLGSYNALLSLFNISAETIKKEYNGEIKEGLIYFALDKNGEKATNPFKASLFGKHAGLSALQSHFLKCKEDPAETKEETKIIISQALAIAQSEKDFKAYLIEHGINVVIRRNQHGRLYGISFVDHNARTVYNGSHLGKQYSANAIDEIFSRTNNSPVPTGIEFPQKSDTSRPVIPHKDTLHPLFDFMLNSVSSFPDWGILNDFLLSGNAEDPEEQLFEFNMKKKKRRQNKR; this is encoded by the coding sequence ATGATTGCGAAAATAGGACGTGGGTCAAATTTATATGGTGCTTTGAATTATAACAACTCCAAAGTAATTCAAAGCAATGCCTCAATATTACACCTTAACAATATTTTTGAAACACCTGATGGCAACTATACGACAGCTCAGCTGTTGTACTCATTCCTGCCGAATCTTGCGGCAAATAAAAATACAGAGAAGACAGCAATCCATATTTCTTTAAATCCCGATCCAAATGATATGGTGTCAGATGAAGATTATGTCGGCATTGCTAGGGAATATATGACGAAAATGGGATATGGTGATCAACCATATGTGGTTTTTAAACATGATGATATCGACCGTAGCCATATCCATATTGTTTCATCAACAGTGAACCAAAATGGAATCAAAATATTTGATGTTTTTGAAAAGAGAAGATCAATGGAAATCTGTCGCGAAATTGAAAAAGAATATAAGTTAATACGAGCAGACGAAAGAATTAGTTCCAACGAAAGTCTCGCTTTCGTACCTGTTGATCATACTAAAGGAAATGTAAAGAGCCAGATTACAGCTGTTGTGAGATATCTCCCGAAATATTATCATTTTCAAAATCTTGGAAGTTATAATGCGTTGCTATCGCTATTCAATATCTCGGCTGAAACCATCAAAAAGGAATATAATGGTGAGATTAAAGAAGGCTTGATCTATTTCGCGCTAGATAAGAATGGGGAGAAGGCCACAAATCCCTTTAAAGCATCTCTGTTTGGGAAGCACGCAGGGCTTTCAGCCTTGCAATCTCACTTTCTAAAATGTAAAGAAGACCCAGCCGAAACTAAAGAAGAAACCAAAATAATTATTTCACAAGCCCTCGCTATTGCACAAAGTGAAAAGGACTTTAAAGCGTACTTAATAGAACATGGTATTAATGTAGTGATACGAAGGAACCAGCACGGAAGATTGTATGGAATTAGCTTTGTAGATCATAACGCACGCACGGTATACAATGGCTCACATCTTGGCAAACAGTATTCTGCAAACGCAATCGATGAGATTTTTTCCAGGACCAACAACTCTCCAGTACCGACGGGCATAGAATTCCCACAAAAAAGCGATACTTCAAGACCTGTAATTCCTCATAAAGATACACTTCACCCGTTATTCGATTTTATGCTAAATAGCGTTTCTAGTTTTCCTGACTGGGGAATACTGAATGACTTTTTACTTAGCGGAAACGCAGAAGATCCGGAAGAACAGCTATTTGAATTTAATATGAAGAAAAAGAAAAGGAGGCAAAACAAAAGATAA